From the Bdellovibrio sp. ArHS genome, one window contains:
- a CDS encoding tyrosine-type recombinase/integrase, with amino-acid sequence MGIKFDDATKTWSAYFSKRHPVTKMPKTYKKTGLKSKAEAVKAEREMVIRMSDHFHQKIVPLWSKLLTDYFISIDEKNELMKSTVYNREKVLRFHTLPAWDAKRVDQITTPDIHKLLNERLGQNAEAHKKFFIKCLKGVFQYAVEEGILLRNPTPLIKFKVNDKIKAVLNEEQIITLLRRSQELDWHWYPHYAVALYTGMRNGELYALTWDKVNLEQRQILVNCSWSSKDGYKSTKSGDDRLVEIPKPLLPVLNELKLQSAGNNFVLPRLSKWDKGDQARELRFILKSLGLPEIRFHDLRASWATLLLGKGVAPSKVMSMGGWRDMDTMMIYMRKAGINIKDATACLDDMQTHGVNSAQIINFSKL; translated from the coding sequence ATGGGAATTAAATTCGATGATGCAACAAAAACATGGTCTGCATATTTCAGTAAGCGCCATCCGGTTACTAAGATGCCGAAGACCTATAAGAAGACAGGTCTGAAATCTAAAGCGGAGGCAGTAAAAGCTGAACGTGAAATGGTTATTCGGATGAGCGATCACTTTCATCAAAAAATTGTTCCTTTGTGGAGTAAGTTATTAACTGATTATTTTATCAGTATCGATGAAAAGAACGAGCTTATGAAAAGCACGGTCTACAACAGAGAAAAGGTTTTGCGTTTTCATACGCTGCCTGCTTGGGATGCAAAGAGGGTTGATCAAATTACGACTCCCGATATTCATAAGTTGCTGAATGAGCGATTAGGACAAAATGCAGAAGCGCATAAGAAATTTTTTATCAAATGTCTTAAAGGTGTATTTCAGTACGCAGTTGAAGAAGGCATTTTGCTAAGAAATCCGACGCCGCTGATTAAGTTCAAGGTTAACGATAAAATCAAAGCAGTTTTGAATGAGGAGCAGATCATTACTCTTCTTAGAAGATCGCAGGAGCTGGATTGGCATTGGTATCCCCATTATGCGGTGGCGCTTTACACGGGCATGAGAAATGGGGAGCTTTATGCGCTGACTTGGGACAAGGTTAACTTGGAACAAAGGCAGATTTTGGTGAATTGCTCTTGGAGCAGCAAGGATGGCTACAAATCAACGAAGTCTGGTGACGATCGATTGGTGGAGATTCCCAAGCCACTGCTGCCAGTGCTGAATGAGTTGAAGCTTCAGTCAGCGGGAAATAACTTTGTGCTGCCTCGTCTAAGCAAATGGGATAAGGGAGATCAGGCCCGAGAGCTTCGATTCATCTTAAAATCTCTAGGCCTGCCGGAGATTAGATTCCATGACCTTAGAGCGAGCTGGGCGACTTTATTGCTTGGCAAAGGCGTGGCCCCGAGCAAAGTTATGTCTATGGGCGGTTGGCGCGATATGGACACGATGATGATTTATATGCGCAAGGCGGGTATTAACATTAAAGATGCGACCGCCTGCCTTGATGATATGCAGACTCATGGTGTAAATTCAGCGCAAATTATTAACTTTTCGAAGTTGTAG
- a CDS encoding helix-turn-helix transcriptional regulator — protein sequence MVESVELKIGKTLEKLMKNERHTLASISKATGVPKSTLSEWLNNRAPNPSQAVKVATHLSVSLHFLLFGKDDSQEPIQKILKEDFFKGTFEITIKRVKVED from the coding sequence ATGGTTGAATCTGTGGAATTAAAAATTGGAAAAACACTCGAAAAATTGATGAAAAATGAGAGGCACACTTTAGCCTCAATTTCTAAAGCAACTGGTGTGCCGAAGTCCACTCTTTCTGAGTGGCTTAACAATAGGGCGCCGAACCCTTCCCAGGCGGTAAAGGTTGCCACGCATTTAAGTGTGAGCCTTCATTTTCTACTATTTGGTAAGGACGACTCGCAAGAGCCGATACAAAAGATCCTTAAGGAAGACTTTTTTAAGGGGACTTTTGAGATCACTATTAAGCGGGTAAAAGTTGAAGATTAA
- a CDS encoding helix-turn-helix domain-containing protein, translating into MPLISSMSIGQLSDIRPHETEDCSLKIEEWMTTEEAAAYLKIPKKSLLNLSSNGKVPYYKFQRRNRYLKSDLLKLLTSSRQGGFNGN; encoded by the coding sequence ATGCCTTTGATTTCCTCAATGTCGATTGGTCAATTGTCCGATATAAGGCCGCATGAGACTGAAGATTGTTCTTTGAAAATTGAAGAATGGATGACAACAGAAGAGGCTGCGGCTTATCTCAAGATACCGAAGAAATCTCTTTTGAATTTATCTAGTAACGGCAAGGTGCCTTACTACAAATTTCAAAGACGAAATAGATATTTAAAATCTGACCTGTTGAAGCTTCTCACGTCGAGCAGACAAGGAGGTTTCAATGGGAATTAA
- a CDS encoding DUF1697 domain-containing protein, giving the protein MNYFIVFLRAVTPTGTNRVPMAELRVLLQKNGFFEVRTYIQSGNVLLRTSLGAREVEKKVRSLIKKNFGGDLDTFALTPQELDRILFESPFKKFDGKRHYYTLLSEAPGAAARKAFAEIDFHPDKFELKGTVIYAEYKTLISESKYNNNFFEKRLSLRATTRNHNTMFKLLEIARQKDV; this is encoded by the coding sequence ATGAACTACTTTATCGTATTTTTGCGCGCAGTGACGCCGACGGGGACGAACAGGGTTCCGATGGCGGAGTTGAGAGTTTTGCTTCAGAAGAATGGTTTTTTTGAAGTTCGAACTTATATTCAAAGTGGAAATGTTCTTTTAAGGACTTCTTTAGGCGCTCGTGAGGTTGAAAAGAAAGTCAGATCTTTGATTAAGAAAAATTTTGGCGGAGATTTGGATACATTTGCTCTGACACCTCAAGAGTTGGATCGCATTCTTTTCGAGAGTCCTTTTAAAAAATTCGATGGCAAAAGGCATTACTACACATTGCTTTCTGAAGCGCCCGGCGCAGCGGCGAGAAAGGCGTTTGCTGAAATTGATTTTCATCCTGATAAGTTCGAACTTAAAGGGACGGTGATTTATGCGGAGTACAAAACTTTGATCAGTGAATCCAAGTACAACAATAACTTTTTTGAAAAGAGGTTGTCGTTGCGGGCAACAACAAGGAATCACAATACAATGTTCAAGCTACTGGAAATTGCGCGACAAAAAGATGTATAA
- a CDS encoding TetR/AcrR family transcriptional regulator → MLRLKDEFHNAAPLILTDRSILMDYVLMSTSKDLRKERGIQTRRRIVDAAFAIMIDEGPKSLTAGIITKKAEVSKAVLFHHFKDVDEVTIAVFEHLFEKFSDLATVHKYPTVADFVMQMGLATIDAPFSHRKLSAALLYFYERAAHEEVFRKLQVKVVESLLVHVRKSLESILARPLNEDELIVAPLLITMCLEGLGKFCIIFKDRSDLEIAWRKFSEGIGQMFERKSDGKN, encoded by the coding sequence ATGTTGAGATTAAAAGATGAGTTTCATAACGCCGCGCCATTAATATTGACCGATCGGTCAATATTAATGGACTATGTCCTTATGAGTACAAGCAAGGATCTGAGAAAAGAAAGAGGCATTCAAACTCGTCGGCGCATTGTCGATGCCGCATTTGCCATTATGATTGACGAGGGGCCTAAAAGTTTAACCGCAGGGATCATCACGAAAAAGGCTGAAGTCAGTAAAGCAGTCTTGTTTCACCACTTCAAAGATGTCGACGAAGTTACAATCGCAGTTTTTGAGCATCTATTCGAGAAGTTTTCCGACTTGGCAACAGTACATAAATATCCCACTGTGGCTGATTTCGTAATGCAAATGGGACTAGCTACTATCGATGCGCCGTTTTCACACCGAAAATTATCAGCAGCGCTTCTTTATTTTTATGAACGCGCGGCCCATGAAGAAGTTTTTCGAAAATTGCAGGTTAAAGTCGTTGAGTCGCTATTGGTGCATGTTCGTAAAAGCCTTGAATCAATTCTCGCTCGTCCTCTAAATGAGGATGAACTCATCGTGGCCCCGCTTCTGATAACTATGTGTCTTGAAGGTCTGGGAAAGTTCTGCATTATTTTTAAGGATAGAAGCGATCTTGAGATTGCTTGGCGAAAGTTTTCAGAAGGGATTGGCCAAATGTTTGAAAGGAAAAGTGATGGAAAGAATTAG
- a CDS encoding helix-turn-helix transcriptional regulator, which yields MKKTRKRSGTTPFAKILRSLMTERKMTIRQAAAIAGVAPSTIDDWRGGALPEDYSAVKRLATEFSVSLSFILTGEEDLKEPNQLPSVAEVFDDGGAIFDGYAKITIQRLLPRKKETVK from the coding sequence ATGAAAAAAACTCGAAAGCGATCGGGCACAACGCCTTTCGCAAAGATCCTTCGATCTCTAATGACTGAAAGAAAAATGACTATAAGGCAAGCGGCCGCGATCGCAGGTGTTGCGCCATCAACGATTGATGACTGGAGAGGCGGCGCATTACCTGAGGACTATTCTGCCGTTAAAAGACTCGCTACGGAGTTTAGCGTAAGCCTGTCATTTATTCTTACCGGAGAAGAAGATTTAAAAGAACCAAACCAACTGCCCTCTGTGGCTGAAGTATTTGACGATGGGGGAGCTATTTTTGATGGCTACGCTAAAATCACCATCCAGCGACTGCTCCCAAGAAAAAAGGAGACAGTAAAATGA
- a CDS encoding ATP-binding protein translates to MANNFEEIKSNIKLQLTELAAKESETGIKPALANFLSPFLDDLLDSINSEDKTSFSRRKSDEVSAPYGRAQAALASYPLPELLQEFSLLRKVVNAELHRQRKLNYQSRNKVDEAIDTAISLAVTEFVAIKGRKTENALNEAEISNRSLEQFAGVAAHDLKSPLATISGYLSLLEDELGQALPGNEYIPIIEGAAERMRKLIDRLLGYARLGGKGIPFEEVDLNDVLKTTIQSLHSAIQETRTQIISDPLPTVHGDFELLSQLFQNIFSNSMKFRGDGPSEIRISSNKEPHEDFYVFRFKDQGIGFDPKHKENIFELYKTLHSGKRYSGSGIGLATCKKVVELHGGRIWAESKPGQGTSIFFTLPVKPK, encoded by the coding sequence GTGGCAAACAATTTTGAAGAGATCAAAAGCAACATCAAATTGCAGCTTACGGAGTTGGCAGCGAAAGAATCCGAAACCGGTATTAAACCCGCTTTAGCAAACTTCCTATCACCGTTTTTAGACGATCTTTTAGACTCTATAAACTCAGAGGACAAAACTTCTTTTTCTCGCCGAAAATCTGACGAAGTTTCCGCCCCCTACGGCAGAGCCCAGGCGGCTCTAGCAAGCTACCCACTGCCTGAATTGTTGCAGGAATTTAGTTTGCTCAGAAAAGTTGTAAATGCAGAACTTCACCGACAAAGGAAGCTCAACTACCAATCAAGAAACAAAGTCGACGAAGCGATTGATACCGCGATTTCCCTTGCTGTTACCGAGTTTGTGGCAATCAAAGGTAGAAAAACTGAAAATGCACTTAATGAGGCAGAAATTAGTAATAGAAGCTTAGAACAGTTCGCTGGAGTTGCCGCCCATGATCTCAAATCACCGCTAGCCACAATTTCTGGCTACCTCAGTTTATTGGAAGATGAATTAGGCCAGGCCCTTCCCGGAAATGAATACATACCGATCATAGAAGGTGCTGCCGAAAGAATGCGAAAGCTGATCGATCGACTGCTGGGTTATGCGCGTTTGGGTGGCAAGGGAATTCCCTTTGAAGAGGTTGATTTAAATGATGTTTTAAAAACTACCATTCAAAGTCTTCACAGCGCCATCCAGGAAACTCGAACTCAAATTATTTCTGATCCCTTGCCCACGGTACACGGCGACTTTGAGCTTCTTTCTCAGCTATTCCAAAATATTTTTTCGAATTCCATGAAGTTTCGGGGCGACGGGCCTTCGGAAATCCGAATCTCCAGCAACAAAGAACCTCATGAAGACTTTTATGTTTTTCGCTTTAAGGACCAAGGAATTGGTTTTGATCCCAAACACAAAGAGAACATTTTTGAACTCTATAAAACTCTGCATTCGGGGAAGCGGTATTCAGGATCTGGAATTGGCCTTGCAACGTGCAAAAAAGTTGTCGAATTGCATGGCGGACGTATTTGGGCCGAGTCTAAACCGGGACAGGGAACTTCGATCTTTTTTACGCTTCCTGTAAAACCCAAATAG
- a CDS encoding GNAT family N-acetyltransferase, producing the protein MKASTLFSTENLIVRHWISEDLPAILKVYGDPDAMKWVGDGSVLTQTQAEKWLAVTARNYEKRGYGMFTILEKKSEQIIGFGGLVHPGEQVEVEVKYAYLRDFWGRGFASEFIQALLKYAKSKLSITNIIATTHPENEASKKVLTKSGFVLEKEVLNDDGTFTSLFRWTSE; encoded by the coding sequence ATGAAAGCATCCACGCTTTTTTCGACAGAAAATTTAATCGTGCGGCATTGGATTTCTGAGGATCTGCCAGCGATTCTTAAGGTTTATGGAGACCCCGACGCGATGAAATGGGTCGGGGATGGTTCTGTCTTAACCCAAACTCAGGCAGAAAAGTGGTTGGCGGTTACGGCGCGTAATTATGAAAAACGCGGTTATGGAATGTTCACAATTCTGGAAAAGAAATCAGAGCAGATCATTGGCTTTGGCGGCTTGGTGCATCCTGGTGAACAAGTCGAGGTAGAAGTCAAATACGCCTACCTACGGGATTTTTGGGGGCGTGGATTTGCATCTGAGTTTATTCAGGCGCTTCTAAAATATGCAAAGTCGAAGCTAAGCATCACGAACATTATCGCAACCACACATCCGGAAAATGAGGCTTCTAAAAAAGTTCTTACCAAGAGCGGTTTCGTTCTGGAAAAAGAGGTCTTGAACGATGACGGGACATTCACCAGTCTATTTCGATGGACTTCTGAATAA